A genome region from Camelina sativa cultivar DH55 chromosome 10, Cs, whole genome shotgun sequence includes the following:
- the LOC104718176 gene encoding B3 domain-containing transcription factor VAL3-like isoform X3, protein MLSSSSMSSSRFCFNHECSEFKLQHCRPGWRIRTGDFVDLCDRCASVYEQGKFCDVFHLKASGWRCCESCGKRVHCGCIVSASAYMLLDAGGIECLACARKKLALGPNFSPSPSFLFQSPISEKFKDLSLNWSSSTRSNQMSFQPPSCSGPSFLQFDLRKRGDNNEFSQPTSKERAAACSMERKRGLNNMIGKLVSENSKNYEVSPFTNGTNVNVYHPLISIKEGSCGTQFAFPVPITTPIERTGHSRLGGSHLWHTANCSPLSRLHNDLNGGADSPFECKSRNVRTHFDTPGTYQVVPQYWPKVSYINQVLQNQSKESESVVTHLFEKMLSASDTGRVGRMVLPKKCAEAFLPQISNPEGVPLKILDPMGKEWIFHFRFWATNKSRIYVLEGVGPCIQSLQLQTGDTVIFNRLDPERKLMLGFRKASVAQSSDQETDSTNNNRDTCTNRDQAEPADMHSLSKVKKPAYITKETPGVEISSSKKKSSMMNTRGKRRKVEKGDHIELQLTWEEAQGFLLPPPNFTPSKVVIEDSEFEEYEDAPIIGKPIDDTRSTCTPDQKPVAEQQDEETMEDVEGLLMSPKTTKKHPRHRNDCTCIVCIQSPSGAGTKHDRCCSCAVCEAGKSRRRSLLLRREKKQMGKEDDPHKELEQPNSDNELCQSGNNSENHESLPSPVKGQLDLNFKPEKDGESLPGSNKATKKKTLHHDDTVKSSFKSPSSSTAHSQINKEEEETADTTTSSI, encoded by the exons atgctCTCGTCTTCCTCCATGTCATCCTCTCGATTTTGCTTCAACCACGAATGTTCCGAGTTCAAGCTCCAACATTGCCGTCCTGGTTGGCGTATCCGTACTGGCGATTTCGTCGACCTCTGTGATCGTTGCGC TTCTGTTTATGAGCAAGGAAAGTTTTGTGACGTATTTCACCTAAAGGCTTCCGGGTGGAGGTGTTGTGAGTCATGTGGAAAG CGAGTTCATTGTGGTTGTATTGTCTCTGCATCTGCTTATATGTTACTGGATGCTGGAGGAATTGAGTGTTTGGCTTGCGCAAGAAAAAAACTTGCTTTG GGACCCAATTTTTCGCCATCACCATCCTTTCTTTTCCAATCTCCAATTTCTGAAAAATTCAAGGACTTGTCGCTCAACTGGAGTTCTTCAACTAGGTCAAATCAGATGAGCTTCCAGCCTCCTAGTTGTTCAGGTCCTTCATTTCTGCAGTTTGATTTGCGTAAACGTGGAGATAATAATGAATTTAGTCAACCTACTTCTAAAGAGAGGGCCGCTGCATGTTCCATGGAGAGAAAAAGGGGACTGAATAACATGATAGGGAAATTAGTGAGTGAAAACTCAAAAAATTATGAAGTATCTCCTTTTACAAATGGAACAAATGTCAATGTCTATCACCCATTGATCTCAATAAAGGAGGGTTCATGTGGGACACAGTTTGCGTTTCCTGTGCCAATTACAACACCAATTGAGAGAACTGGTCACTCTAGACTAGGTGGAAGTCATTTATGGCATACAGCTAATTGTTCTCCACTAAGTCGCTTACACAATGACTTGAATGGCGGAGCAGACTCGCCATTCGAATGCAAGAGTCGTAATGTGAGGACTCATTTTGATACACCAGGAACATATCAGGTGGTTCCACAATATTGGCCCAAGGTTTCATATATAAACCAAGTTCTGCAGAATCAATCAAAAGA ATCTGAATCGGTTGTCACCCATCTCTTTGAGAAGATGCTAAGTGCAAGTGATACCGGAAGAGTTGGGCGGATGGTGCTGCCAAAGAAATGTGCAGAG GCTTTCTTACCCCAAATTTCCAACCCCGAGGGTGTGCCTCTCAAAATACTGGACCCAATGGGTAAAGAATGGATATTTCATTTTCGCTTTTGGGCCACCAACAAGAGCAGAATTTATGTTCTAGAGGGAGTAGGTCCATGCATACAGAGCCTGCAGTTGCAGACTGGTGATACAG tCATATTCAATCGATTAGATCCAGAAAGGAAGTTAATGTTGGGATTCAGAAAGGCTTCCGTTGCTCAATCATCTGATCAG GAAACTGACTCAACGAATAACAATCGTGACACTTGCACAAACAGAGAT CAGGCTGAACCAGCTGATATGCATTCACTGTCTAAAGTTAAGAAGCCCGCCTATATAACTAAAGAAACCCCAGGGGTAGAAATTTCCTCCAGTAAGAAGAAAAGCAGCATGATGAATACAAGAGGTAAACGTCGAAAAGTTGAAAAGGGAGACCACATCGAGCTACAGCTAACGTGGGAAGAAGCTCAAGGATTCCTCCTGCCTCCTCCCAACTTCACTCCATCTAAAGTTGTGATAGAGGATTCTGAGTTCGAGGAGTATGAG GATGCTCCAATCATCGGGAAGCCTATTGATGATACAAG ATCAACATGCACTCCAGATCAAAAACCTGTAGCTGAACAGCAAGATGAGGAAACCATGGAAGATGTTGAAGGACTCTTGATGTCAcccaaaacaaccaaaaagcACCCCCGACATAGAAATGACTGTACTTGTATCGTTTGCATACAATCCCCAAGTGGGGCAGGTACTAAACACGACCGATGCTGTTCTTGTGCGGTCTGCGAAGCTGGAAAAAGCCGTAGGCGTTCTCTGTTGTTACGGAGGGAAAAGAAGCAGATGGGGAAAGAAGACGATCCACACAAGGAGCTCGAGCAACCAAACTCTGATAATGAACTTTGCCAATCTGGTAACAACAGTGAGAACCATGAGAGTCTTCCTTCGCCTGTGAAAGGCCAATTAGATTTGAACTTCAAACCAGAAAAAGACGGAGAATCTCTGCCTGGTTCTAACAAAGCTACCAAGAAAAAGACTCTGCATCATGATGACACAGTGAAGTCTAGCTTCAAGTCACCAAGCTCATCAACTGCTCATAGCCAAattaacaaagaagaagaagaaactgcagACACCACCACAAGCTCCATATAG
- the LOC104718176 gene encoding B3 domain-containing transcription factor VAL3-like isoform X2, producing the protein MLSSSSMSSSRFCFNHECSEFKLQHCRPGWRIRTGDFVDLCDRCASVYEQGKFCDVFHLKASGWRCCESCGKRVHCGCIVSASAYMLLDAGGIECLACARKKLALGPNFSPSPSFLFQSPISEKFKDLSLNWSSSTRSNQMSFQPPSCSGPSFLQFDLRKRGDNNEFSQPTSKERAAACSMERKRGLNNMIGKLVSENSKNYEVSPFTNGTNVNVYHPLISIKEGSCGTQFAFPVPITTPIERTGHSRLGGSHLWHTANCSPLSRLHNDLNGGADSPFECKSRNVRTHFDTPGTYQVVPQYWPKVSYINQVLQNQSKESESVVTHLFEKMLSASDTGRVGRMVLPKKCAEAFLPQISNPEGVPLKILDPMGKEWIFHFRFWATNKSRIYVLEGVGPCIQSLQLQTGDTVIFNRLDPERKLMLGFRKASVAQSSDQETDSTNNNRDTCTNRDAEPADMHSLSKVKKPAYITKETPGVEISSSKKKSSMMNTRGKRRKVEKGDHIELQLTWEEAQGFLLPPPNFTPSKVVIEDSEFEEYEDAPIIGKPIDDTSFRSTCTPDQKPVAEQQDEETMEDVEGLLMSPKTTKKHPRHRNDCTCIVCIQSPSGAGTKHDRCCSCAVCEAGKSRRRSLLLRREKKQMGKEDDPHKELEQPNSDNELCQSGNNSENHESLPSPVKGQLDLNFKPEKDGESLPGSNKATKKKTLHHDDTVKSSFKSPSSSTAHSQINKEEEETADTTTSSI; encoded by the exons atgctCTCGTCTTCCTCCATGTCATCCTCTCGATTTTGCTTCAACCACGAATGTTCCGAGTTCAAGCTCCAACATTGCCGTCCTGGTTGGCGTATCCGTACTGGCGATTTCGTCGACCTCTGTGATCGTTGCGC TTCTGTTTATGAGCAAGGAAAGTTTTGTGACGTATTTCACCTAAAGGCTTCCGGGTGGAGGTGTTGTGAGTCATGTGGAAAG CGAGTTCATTGTGGTTGTATTGTCTCTGCATCTGCTTATATGTTACTGGATGCTGGAGGAATTGAGTGTTTGGCTTGCGCAAGAAAAAAACTTGCTTTG GGACCCAATTTTTCGCCATCACCATCCTTTCTTTTCCAATCTCCAATTTCTGAAAAATTCAAGGACTTGTCGCTCAACTGGAGTTCTTCAACTAGGTCAAATCAGATGAGCTTCCAGCCTCCTAGTTGTTCAGGTCCTTCATTTCTGCAGTTTGATTTGCGTAAACGTGGAGATAATAATGAATTTAGTCAACCTACTTCTAAAGAGAGGGCCGCTGCATGTTCCATGGAGAGAAAAAGGGGACTGAATAACATGATAGGGAAATTAGTGAGTGAAAACTCAAAAAATTATGAAGTATCTCCTTTTACAAATGGAACAAATGTCAATGTCTATCACCCATTGATCTCAATAAAGGAGGGTTCATGTGGGACACAGTTTGCGTTTCCTGTGCCAATTACAACACCAATTGAGAGAACTGGTCACTCTAGACTAGGTGGAAGTCATTTATGGCATACAGCTAATTGTTCTCCACTAAGTCGCTTACACAATGACTTGAATGGCGGAGCAGACTCGCCATTCGAATGCAAGAGTCGTAATGTGAGGACTCATTTTGATACACCAGGAACATATCAGGTGGTTCCACAATATTGGCCCAAGGTTTCATATATAAACCAAGTTCTGCAGAATCAATCAAAAGA ATCTGAATCGGTTGTCACCCATCTCTTTGAGAAGATGCTAAGTGCAAGTGATACCGGAAGAGTTGGGCGGATGGTGCTGCCAAAGAAATGTGCAGAG GCTTTCTTACCCCAAATTTCCAACCCCGAGGGTGTGCCTCTCAAAATACTGGACCCAATGGGTAAAGAATGGATATTTCATTTTCGCTTTTGGGCCACCAACAAGAGCAGAATTTATGTTCTAGAGGGAGTAGGTCCATGCATACAGAGCCTGCAGTTGCAGACTGGTGATACAG tCATATTCAATCGATTAGATCCAGAAAGGAAGTTAATGTTGGGATTCAGAAAGGCTTCCGTTGCTCAATCATCTGATCAG GAAACTGACTCAACGAATAACAATCGTGACACTTGCACAAACAGAGAT GCTGAACCAGCTGATATGCATTCACTGTCTAAAGTTAAGAAGCCCGCCTATATAACTAAAGAAACCCCAGGGGTAGAAATTTCCTCCAGTAAGAAGAAAAGCAGCATGATGAATACAAGAGGTAAACGTCGAAAAGTTGAAAAGGGAGACCACATCGAGCTACAGCTAACGTGGGAAGAAGCTCAAGGATTCCTCCTGCCTCCTCCCAACTTCACTCCATCTAAAGTTGTGATAGAGGATTCTGAGTTCGAGGAGTATGAG GATGCTCCAATCATCGGGAAGCCTATTGATGATACAAG TTTTAGATCAACATGCACTCCAGATCAAAAACCTGTAGCTGAACAGCAAGATGAGGAAACCATGGAAGATGTTGAAGGACTCTTGATGTCAcccaaaacaaccaaaaagcACCCCCGACATAGAAATGACTGTACTTGTATCGTTTGCATACAATCCCCAAGTGGGGCAGGTACTAAACACGACCGATGCTGTTCTTGTGCGGTCTGCGAAGCTGGAAAAAGCCGTAGGCGTTCTCTGTTGTTACGGAGGGAAAAGAAGCAGATGGGGAAAGAAGACGATCCACACAAGGAGCTCGAGCAACCAAACTCTGATAATGAACTTTGCCAATCTGGTAACAACAGTGAGAACCATGAGAGTCTTCCTTCGCCTGTGAAAGGCCAATTAGATTTGAACTTCAAACCAGAAAAAGACGGAGAATCTCTGCCTGGTTCTAACAAAGCTACCAAGAAAAAGACTCTGCATCATGATGACACAGTGAAGTCTAGCTTCAAGTCACCAAGCTCATCAACTGCTCATAGCCAAattaacaaagaagaagaagaaactgcagACACCACCACAAGCTCCATATAG
- the LOC104718176 gene encoding B3 domain-containing transcription factor VAL3-like isoform X1 codes for MLSSSSMSSSRFCFNHECSEFKLQHCRPGWRIRTGDFVDLCDRCASVYEQGKFCDVFHLKASGWRCCESCGKRVHCGCIVSASAYMLLDAGGIECLACARKKLALGPNFSPSPSFLFQSPISEKFKDLSLNWSSSTRSNQMSFQPPSCSGPSFLQFDLRKRGDNNEFSQPTSKERAAACSMERKRGLNNMIGKLVSENSKNYEVSPFTNGTNVNVYHPLISIKEGSCGTQFAFPVPITTPIERTGHSRLGGSHLWHTANCSPLSRLHNDLNGGADSPFECKSRNVRTHFDTPGTYQVVPQYWPKVSYINQVLQNQSKESESVVTHLFEKMLSASDTGRVGRMVLPKKCAEAFLPQISNPEGVPLKILDPMGKEWIFHFRFWATNKSRIYVLEGVGPCIQSLQLQTGDTVIFNRLDPERKLMLGFRKASVAQSSDQETDSTNNNRDTCTNRDQAEPADMHSLSKVKKPAYITKETPGVEISSSKKKSSMMNTRGKRRKVEKGDHIELQLTWEEAQGFLLPPPNFTPSKVVIEDSEFEEYEDAPIIGKPIDDTSFRSTCTPDQKPVAEQQDEETMEDVEGLLMSPKTTKKHPRHRNDCTCIVCIQSPSGAGTKHDRCCSCAVCEAGKSRRRSLLLRREKKQMGKEDDPHKELEQPNSDNELCQSGNNSENHESLPSPVKGQLDLNFKPEKDGESLPGSNKATKKKTLHHDDTVKSSFKSPSSSTAHSQINKEEEETADTTTSSI; via the exons atgctCTCGTCTTCCTCCATGTCATCCTCTCGATTTTGCTTCAACCACGAATGTTCCGAGTTCAAGCTCCAACATTGCCGTCCTGGTTGGCGTATCCGTACTGGCGATTTCGTCGACCTCTGTGATCGTTGCGC TTCTGTTTATGAGCAAGGAAAGTTTTGTGACGTATTTCACCTAAAGGCTTCCGGGTGGAGGTGTTGTGAGTCATGTGGAAAG CGAGTTCATTGTGGTTGTATTGTCTCTGCATCTGCTTATATGTTACTGGATGCTGGAGGAATTGAGTGTTTGGCTTGCGCAAGAAAAAAACTTGCTTTG GGACCCAATTTTTCGCCATCACCATCCTTTCTTTTCCAATCTCCAATTTCTGAAAAATTCAAGGACTTGTCGCTCAACTGGAGTTCTTCAACTAGGTCAAATCAGATGAGCTTCCAGCCTCCTAGTTGTTCAGGTCCTTCATTTCTGCAGTTTGATTTGCGTAAACGTGGAGATAATAATGAATTTAGTCAACCTACTTCTAAAGAGAGGGCCGCTGCATGTTCCATGGAGAGAAAAAGGGGACTGAATAACATGATAGGGAAATTAGTGAGTGAAAACTCAAAAAATTATGAAGTATCTCCTTTTACAAATGGAACAAATGTCAATGTCTATCACCCATTGATCTCAATAAAGGAGGGTTCATGTGGGACACAGTTTGCGTTTCCTGTGCCAATTACAACACCAATTGAGAGAACTGGTCACTCTAGACTAGGTGGAAGTCATTTATGGCATACAGCTAATTGTTCTCCACTAAGTCGCTTACACAATGACTTGAATGGCGGAGCAGACTCGCCATTCGAATGCAAGAGTCGTAATGTGAGGACTCATTTTGATACACCAGGAACATATCAGGTGGTTCCACAATATTGGCCCAAGGTTTCATATATAAACCAAGTTCTGCAGAATCAATCAAAAGA ATCTGAATCGGTTGTCACCCATCTCTTTGAGAAGATGCTAAGTGCAAGTGATACCGGAAGAGTTGGGCGGATGGTGCTGCCAAAGAAATGTGCAGAG GCTTTCTTACCCCAAATTTCCAACCCCGAGGGTGTGCCTCTCAAAATACTGGACCCAATGGGTAAAGAATGGATATTTCATTTTCGCTTTTGGGCCACCAACAAGAGCAGAATTTATGTTCTAGAGGGAGTAGGTCCATGCATACAGAGCCTGCAGTTGCAGACTGGTGATACAG tCATATTCAATCGATTAGATCCAGAAAGGAAGTTAATGTTGGGATTCAGAAAGGCTTCCGTTGCTCAATCATCTGATCAG GAAACTGACTCAACGAATAACAATCGTGACACTTGCACAAACAGAGAT CAGGCTGAACCAGCTGATATGCATTCACTGTCTAAAGTTAAGAAGCCCGCCTATATAACTAAAGAAACCCCAGGGGTAGAAATTTCCTCCAGTAAGAAGAAAAGCAGCATGATGAATACAAGAGGTAAACGTCGAAAAGTTGAAAAGGGAGACCACATCGAGCTACAGCTAACGTGGGAAGAAGCTCAAGGATTCCTCCTGCCTCCTCCCAACTTCACTCCATCTAAAGTTGTGATAGAGGATTCTGAGTTCGAGGAGTATGAG GATGCTCCAATCATCGGGAAGCCTATTGATGATACAAG TTTTAGATCAACATGCACTCCAGATCAAAAACCTGTAGCTGAACAGCAAGATGAGGAAACCATGGAAGATGTTGAAGGACTCTTGATGTCAcccaaaacaaccaaaaagcACCCCCGACATAGAAATGACTGTACTTGTATCGTTTGCATACAATCCCCAAGTGGGGCAGGTACTAAACACGACCGATGCTGTTCTTGTGCGGTCTGCGAAGCTGGAAAAAGCCGTAGGCGTTCTCTGTTGTTACGGAGGGAAAAGAAGCAGATGGGGAAAGAAGACGATCCACACAAGGAGCTCGAGCAACCAAACTCTGATAATGAACTTTGCCAATCTGGTAACAACAGTGAGAACCATGAGAGTCTTCCTTCGCCTGTGAAAGGCCAATTAGATTTGAACTTCAAACCAGAAAAAGACGGAGAATCTCTGCCTGGTTCTAACAAAGCTACCAAGAAAAAGACTCTGCATCATGATGACACAGTGAAGTCTAGCTTCAAGTCACCAAGCTCATCAACTGCTCATAGCCAAattaacaaagaagaagaagaaactgcagACACCACCACAAGCTCCATATAG
- the LOC104718178 gene encoding sphingosine kinase 1-like isoform X1 — MDRQPENDPPAIISYRVLVNGVVTPLTLTVEGELRWTESGRRKTTAKKGILSFVVEGNKVRVKTLVEREGGICCGGNVGDYARKDFDFEPLSDESRKLWCDKLHEHLDSLGRPKKLFVFVNPFGGKKSARKIFVEEVKPLFEDANIQLEIQETKYQLHAKEIVRSMDVSKYDGIVCVSGDGVLVEVVNGLLERADWRTALKLPIGMIPAGSGNGMIKSLLEPVGLPCSATSATISIIRGSTRSLDVATISQGTTKFFSVLMLAWGLVADIDIESEKFRWMGSARFDVYGLQRIICLRQYNGRILFVPAPGFESYGQPAICNVDKESYVGDKALGYQGPDTKLEDLDWREMKGPFVSVWLHNVPWGAENTLAAPDAKFSDGFLDLIVMKDCPKLALMSLMTKLNDGTHVQSPYVSYLKVKAFVLEPGARIDDQDKEGIIDSDGEVLARGKRSYKCDQKALMSYNKLQISVDQGLATLYSPE, encoded by the exons atgGATCGTCAGCCGGAGAACGATCCTCCGGCGATAATCTCCTACCGAGTTCTGGTAAATGGTGTTGTGACGCCGTTAACTTTGACTGTCGAGGGAGAGCTACGGTGGACGGAATCTGGACGGCGGAAAACGACGGCGAAGAAAGGTATCCTGAGTTTCGTCGTGGAAGGTAACAAGGTTAGAGTAAAAACCTTGgtagagagagagggagggatCTGCTGCGGAGGAAATGTCGGAGATTACGCGAGGAAGGACTTCGATTTCGAGCCTCTCTCTGACGAATCTAGAAAGCTTTGGTGCGATAAGCTCCATGAACACCTCGACTCTCTAG GTCGGCCGAAGAAGCTGTTTGTATTTGTGAACCCGTTTGGCGGGAAGAAATCAGCGAGAAAGATTTTTGTAGAGGAAGTGAAACCATTGTTTGAAGATGCTAATATTCAACTTGAGATTCAAG AAACCAAGTATCAGTTGCATGCTAAGGAAATTGTTAGGTCCATGGATGTATCAAAGTACGATGGTATTGTTTGTGTCAGCGGTGACGGTGTCCTTGTTGAG GTTGTAAATGGACTGCTCGAAAGAGCAGACTGGAGAACTGCCTTAAAATTGCCTATTGGAATGATCCCTGCAG GAAGTGGTAATGGCATGATTAAATCATTGTTGGAACCGGTAGGGCTTCCTTGTAGTGCAACAAGTGCTACTATTTCGATTATCCGAG GTAGTACACGCTCTCTAGATGTAGCAACCATCTCACAAGGGACAACCAAATTCTTCAGTGTCTTGATGCTTGCTTGGG GTTTAGTGGCTGATATAGACATCGAGTCAGAGAAGTTCAGATGGATGGGTAGCGCTCGCTTTGATGTCTAT GGTCTTCAGAGAATAATATGCTTAAGACAATACAATGGGCGAATTCTATTTGTGCCGGCTCCTGGGTTTGAAAGCTATGGGCAACCAGCCATTTGCAATGTAGATAAAGAGTCATATGTTGGTGATAAGGCACTCGGATACCAAGGACCTGATACTAAACTTGAAGATCTGGATTGGAGAGAAATGAAAGGCCCGTTTGTTTCAGTATGGCTTCATAATGTTCCCTGGGGTGCTGAGAACACTTTGGCTGCTCCTGATGCAAAG TTTTCTGATGGGTTCCTGGATTTGATTGTTATGAAAGACTGCCCTAAGCTTGCCTTGATGTCACTTATGACAAAGTTGAATGATGGAACACATGTTCAATCACCGTATGTATCATATCTGAAG GTGAAGGCATTTGTGCTGGAGCCAGGCGCACGCATAGACGACCAAGACAAGGAAGGAATCATAGATTCAGACGGAGAGGTATTGGCAAGAGGAAAGAGATCATACAAATGTGATCAAAAGGCTTTGATGTCTTACAACAAGCTTCAAATAAGTGTCGATCAAGGTTTAGCAACTCTCTACTCTCCTGAATAA
- the LOC104718178 gene encoding sphingosine kinase 1-like isoform X2 has translation MIPAGSGNGMIKSLLEPVGLPCSATSATISIIRGSTRSLDVATISQGTTKFFSVLMLAWGLVADIDIESEKFRWMGSARFDVYGLQRIICLRQYNGRILFVPAPGFESYGQPAICNVDKESYVGDKALGYQGPDTKLEDLDWREMKGPFVSVWLHNVPWGAENTLAAPDAKFSDGFLDLIVMKDCPKLALMSLMTKLNDGTHVQSPYVSYLKVKAFVLEPGARIDDQDKEGIIDSDGEVLARGKRSYKCDQKALMSYNKLQISVDQGLATLYSPE, from the exons ATGATCCCTGCAG GAAGTGGTAATGGCATGATTAAATCATTGTTGGAACCGGTAGGGCTTCCTTGTAGTGCAACAAGTGCTACTATTTCGATTATCCGAG GTAGTACACGCTCTCTAGATGTAGCAACCATCTCACAAGGGACAACCAAATTCTTCAGTGTCTTGATGCTTGCTTGGG GTTTAGTGGCTGATATAGACATCGAGTCAGAGAAGTTCAGATGGATGGGTAGCGCTCGCTTTGATGTCTAT GGTCTTCAGAGAATAATATGCTTAAGACAATACAATGGGCGAATTCTATTTGTGCCGGCTCCTGGGTTTGAAAGCTATGGGCAACCAGCCATTTGCAATGTAGATAAAGAGTCATATGTTGGTGATAAGGCACTCGGATACCAAGGACCTGATACTAAACTTGAAGATCTGGATTGGAGAGAAATGAAAGGCCCGTTTGTTTCAGTATGGCTTCATAATGTTCCCTGGGGTGCTGAGAACACTTTGGCTGCTCCTGATGCAAAG TTTTCTGATGGGTTCCTGGATTTGATTGTTATGAAAGACTGCCCTAAGCTTGCCTTGATGTCACTTATGACAAAGTTGAATGATGGAACACATGTTCAATCACCGTATGTATCATATCTGAAG GTGAAGGCATTTGTGCTGGAGCCAGGCGCACGCATAGACGACCAAGACAAGGAAGGAATCATAGATTCAGACGGAGAGGTATTGGCAAGAGGAAAGAGATCATACAAATGTGATCAAAAGGCTTTGATGTCTTACAACAAGCTTCAAATAAGTGTCGATCAAGGTTTAGCAACTCTCTACTCTCCTGAATAA